In the Natronobacterium texcoconense genome, one interval contains:
- a CDS encoding Zn-dependent hydrolase: MTLVLNRERFVETMKTQADIGGTENGGLHRLALSDEDKAVRDWFSDQMEAAELSVRVDEFGNMFGRREGARDLEPILLGSHLDSQPYGGIYDGALGVVAALEFVRELNDRDIETDRPIEIVNWTNEEGSRFQPTLQGSGVWAGVHDLEEQYAATDEDGVTVEEELERIGYKGSEPAEPATDYDSYLELHIEQGPYLDANDKDVGVVTGIVGLTWGAFTFFGEANHSGATPMHHRSDAMVAAADVVTQIRRIPSTLGERTVGTVGSVEIEPGSINVIPEQATITYGFRDPTVEVLHEAEERVIQEAEAAAEREGIEVEHESRADADPVYFDDRCVDAVRTAASDLEYDAADVFSGGVHDATHAHEVCDAGMVFATSEDGKSHTEDEYTSWDDCYSAANTLAVAALELANDER; this comes from the coding sequence ATGACGCTCGTATTGAACCGCGAGCGGTTCGTCGAGACGATGAAAACACAGGCTGACATCGGTGGAACGGAGAACGGTGGACTCCATCGGCTGGCGCTGTCCGACGAGGACAAAGCGGTGAGAGACTGGTTCTCCGATCAGATGGAAGCGGCCGAGTTGTCGGTTCGAGTCGACGAGTTCGGAAACATGTTTGGGCGGCGCGAGGGCGCTCGCGATCTCGAGCCGATCCTGCTCGGCTCACACCTCGATTCGCAACCGTACGGCGGTATCTACGACGGGGCACTCGGCGTCGTCGCCGCCCTCGAGTTCGTCCGGGAACTGAACGACCGCGATATCGAAACCGACCGCCCGATCGAGATCGTCAACTGGACGAACGAGGAGGGGTCGCGCTTCCAGCCGACGCTACAGGGAAGCGGCGTCTGGGCCGGCGTTCACGATCTCGAGGAGCAGTACGCGGCAACCGACGAAGACGGCGTCACCGTCGAGGAGGAACTCGAGCGCATCGGCTACAAGGGGTCGGAGCCGGCAGAGCCGGCCACGGACTACGACTCGTATCTGGAGTTGCATATCGAACAGGGACCGTACCTCGATGCCAACGACAAAGACGTGGGCGTCGTCACCGGTATCGTCGGGCTCACCTGGGGTGCGTTCACGTTCTTCGGCGAGGCGAACCACTCCGGGGCGACTCCGATGCACCACCGAAGCGACGCGATGGTCGCGGCGGCCGACGTCGTCACGCAGATCAGGCGCATCCCGTCCACACTCGGCGAGCGAACGGTCGGCACCGTCGGCTCCGTCGAGATCGAACCGGGCTCGATCAACGTGATTCCCGAGCAAGCGACTATTACGTACGGGTTCCGCGATCCGACTGTCGAGGTCCTTCACGAAGCCGAAGAACGCGTGATCCAGGAAGCCGAAGCAGCCGCCGAGCGCGAGGGTATCGAGGTCGAACACGAGAGTCGGGCGGACGCCGATCCAGTCTACTTCGACGACCGCTGTGTCGACGCCGTTCGAACGGCGGCTTCGGATCTCGAGTACGACGCGGCTGACGTATTCAGCGGCGGCGTCCACGACGCAACGCACGCACACGAGGTGTGCGACGCCGGGATGGTGTTTGCCACAAGCGAAGACGGCAAGAGCCACACCGAAGACGAGTACACCAGCTGGGACGACTGTTACAGTGCGGCGAACACGCTGGCTGTTGCGGCCCTCGAGTTGGCGAACGACGAACGGTAG
- a CDS encoding DUF4385 family protein produces MPDCREGRRRHLEGVPGRNAPVTSDSPQDENAPPHVRDDVAHDVDYRAHPERYEIGRGEEGVFKVQPYKSELLSLWGYADRETADESGEAIYRQFKRYREDDDFVGMDMARKYLQMGYTRAMRYARYPGGQKYENGEQREPVYWADSDKRDAALVYDVWLERVRDDDRYRELEARHREQRE; encoded by the coding sequence ATGCCTGACTGCCGAGAGGGGCGCCGGCGACACCTCGAAGGCGTTCCCGGTCGAAACGCACCCGTGACCAGCGACTCTCCGCAGGACGAGAACGCACCGCCACACGTCCGCGACGACGTCGCTCACGACGTGGACTATCGCGCCCATCCGGAACGGTACGAGATCGGTCGTGGCGAGGAAGGCGTATTCAAGGTCCAGCCCTACAAGTCCGAACTCCTGTCGCTGTGGGGGTACGCCGACCGCGAAACGGCCGACGAAAGCGGAGAGGCGATCTATCGGCAGTTCAAGCGATACAGAGAGGACGACGATTTCGTCGGGATGGACATGGCCAGGAAGTACCTGCAGATGGGGTATACGCGAGCGATGCGTTACGCGAGGTACCCCGGCGGGCAGAAGTACGAGAACGGCGAGCAACGAGAGCCGGTCTACTGGGCTGACAGCGACAAACGAGACGCCGCACTCGTCTACGACGTCTGGCTCGAGCGAGTGCGAGACGACGACCGGTACCGGGAACTCGAGGCACGTCACCGCGAGCAACGCGAGTAA